Part of the Oncorhynchus mykiss isolate Arlee chromosome 12, USDA_OmykA_1.1, whole genome shotgun sequence genome, TCTATTTGCAATATTTCTATATGTTTCTTATCTGAAAGAAATAATTGCACTTTCCATTTACTAGTAACTACATCATCAAAAACACTTAGGCCACATTATAAAAGTTTGTTTTTATTTCAACTATGAAAATAATGTACAATAAATAATTTGAAATTTACTATTAAAGAATCTCAATAAATAAACTAGTTCTAAACCTCATCAACAGGTTCAACGCCCGTCTCGAGATCATTTCTAAAAGCAGTTCAACTATCCTTTAGGCTTATATATCTGATAGGCCTACATTTCCTGAGAATTAAAAGATTGAGCTGCACTGAACAGTTTTGAAACATTAAGGAGACAGTATAGTCTATTACTGTAACTGCCAATTAATACTGTCAGAAAACAAGAAGGCAATAAATACCTGAAATTTGAACAAGGGGAAATCCGTATGTGATTTCGATGGAGTAAACCAAAATTATAATGCCAGGAAAGAACATAATAGCTCCTTTGCTATCTCAGGTTCTATGTTATCTTCAAAATAAACCCAGGAATCTTTTTCATAAGTGTGTTTCAGGACTGTTGCCGAGAAGCATTCATACCATTGTAAGACGGTGGGACATTCTCCTTAATTCGATTGCTCTGCACTATTCTTGTTGTTAGAACTGTAAATGTTGTAAATCTATTGTACAAAGTGTGCTCGTAAATAAGTCAAAGTCTGCCTCGGAGAAATCTACCGGGCTGTCGAGTGAGCTCTGCAAGCTGGGCGATAAAGCGTCAGAAATCTGGAGGCAGGAATCAGCAGAAAAGAAATTCAAATCGGGCAGGGAGGAGGCGTCCTGCTGCTCTGAAAAAGAATGATCCGGGCCAGATGCGCCACCGTTGCCCATTGTTGCGGGGTTATCTGCAGTGGGCGTTGGGAACGGAGTCGACCGCACTGTTGTGTCAGAGACTGATGCGGGCTCCTGGCAGCTCAGCTGGCCCTCCTCAGGCGTGGGCTGGTTATTGTCACTGCTGTTCGTGTAGGAGACTGCCGAGTTACACGTCTCTTCCTCGGAAGCAGCCGAGCCCGAGGCTTCCAGTGGCTGGCTCGAGTAAGGCGAGGAAGCATCGGCACCTTCCAGGGGCTCGAACCCGCCGGGGTCGCCCTCTTGGCCTTCCCTGTGGTGTGTCGTTTGCCGCTTGTGCTTCATCCTCCGGTTCTGAAACCACACTTTGACCTGTCTCTCGGTTAGATCCAGAAGGGCAGCTATCTCCACCCGTCGGGGCCGACAGAGATATTTGTTGAAGTGGAACTCCTTCTCCAGCTCCAGTAGCTGCGTGTTGGTGTAGGCAGTCCTCAGCCTCCGGGATCCGCTTCCGCTGTCCAATCCACCCTGCGCCTCTGCAAGAACCCAGACATAGAACATAAATAAGTCCAAAATAGCAAGCTAATAGGGTTGAGCCTAGACATTTGGCACGCAGCTACTGAAAACCATAAAAATGAACGAGGCGTATCAAAATCCCAATAGGCCTACCACACGTGCATTGTTTTCAAATGACTGCAGTGCTTCTCTGATGTCAGTGTATCAGGTTTGCAGAGAACACGCGTTATTCCTCTAAGCCCCATATTTTGTTTTGTCCCATTGCCTCCACGTTATGTACTGACATCCAACATGGCTACCCCAAACCTCTAGACATGGTTATGAATATATATCATTAAGACAGCACTGACACTGACTGCGATTAAATCGTTATTCTAGGACAAGATTTGCAATCTGTATCTTGAGAAATGCAACTTTATCAgtaagaatacacacacacacacacatccgcaTTATGCATAGAATATCTGACACATACAGGCATAACAAAGACTTTGCAATATAGCAAACATATACCGATTATGTGTAGGCTATATCAATGTTTATATGCCTGACATCAAATCACGCAATGCAAGATATGGATATGTTACAGTGAAATACAATCGAAAGTTGTGTAATAGATTAGTAATAAGTATTATGACGGGAAATAGCTCATGCAAAGCAACACTGCAGCATAATGCAGGTATCTTTGACTCCTCCATACACACGACACAGAGCAGAATGGCACTCATATTTCAGAAATAAATGCATGGTTCTTGTCCTTTTATTAACGTCAACATGAGAAAAATGCCCTGCAACAATCATTTGAGAAAGATTAGGCTTCCATATCTGTTTCTATGAGGTGCAGCAGTATAGACCAACATGCAATGGAACCATGCAAATAAAGAAAATGGAAAAGAAAATGCAGAACAAATGTATAGCCTTGTCTTTTACATCATGTACTGACCTGTCGGTGATTCAAGTCCTGCAGTGGCGTACCC contains:
- the LOC110538087 gene encoding homeobox protein Hox-B2a is translated as MNFEFEREIGFINSQPSLAECLTSFPAVLESFQTSSIKDSTVIPPPFEHTIPSLSPCTSSQARPRNQKRTSNGLQLRTPQPQQGPAPPASAAGPLAHEFPWMKEKKSSKKGPKSGNATVASSSPSPASSGYATAGLESPTEAQGGLDSGSGSRRLRTAYTNTQLLELEKEFHFNKYLCRPRRVEIAALLDLTERQVKVWFQNRRMKHKRQTTHHREGQEGDPGGFEPLEGADASSPYSSQPLEASGSAASEEETCNSAVSYTNSSDNNQPTPEEGQLSCQEPASVSDTTVRSTPFPTPTADNPATMGNGGASGPDHSFSEQQDASSLPDLNFFSADSCLQISDALSPSLQSSLDSPVDFSEADFDLFTSTLCTIDLQHLQF